GGTTGTCGCCAGACAGACCGTGAAAGGCCCGAGTCGCCTCCTCGGCCAGATCGTCGAGCATATCCTCCAGAGGATTATCCTCCTCCGAGGGCAAGCCGAGTGCGCGCACCTGCGGCCCGGACGCCAGCCGCCCGCGGCCATCGACGGCCAGGGCGACGACGATCACGCCATTGGAGGCGGCGTGGCGACGTTCCTTCAGCGCATCGCCATCCTCGCTGGTCATCATGCCCGCGTCGACATAGAGCCGTCCGGCGGGGACTTCGTCGATGATCTCGGCGCGGCCGGGCGCCAGGCGCACCATGTCGCCGTTGCGCGGGGTCACCTGCTGCGGCACCTGCAGATCGCGAGCGAATGCGGCGTGCTCCAACAGGTGGCGACGCTCGCCATGGGTCGGTACGGCGATCTCGGGGCGAGCCCAGGCGTACATCTGCGCCAGATCATCGCGGCATGGGTGGCCTGAAACGTGGATCCCCGGATGGTCGCGCTCTGTGTAGAGGCGCACGCCGCGGTCGGACAGCCGATTTTGCAGGTTGCGGATGGGGATGTCGTTGCCGGGAATGACCCGCGACGAGAAGATCACGTGGTCGCCTTCGCCCAGGCGCACATATGGGTGCGAACCCTCGGCGATGCGTGCGAGGGCCGCGCGGGATTCACCCTGGCTGCCCGTGCATAGGTAAAGCACCTTGTCCTTCGGAAAACCCTTGGCCTCGGCGTCATTTAGGTAAGGCTTGAGGCCTTGCATCAGACCGACGCTCTGCGCGGCCGCGGCCATTCGGTGCATCGATCGGCCAGCGAGCGCGACACGACGACCGGCGGCCTCGGCGGCGCGGGTCACGCTGTCCATGCGGGCGACGTTCGAGGCGAAGCAGGCGACCGCGACAGCCCCGGAGAGTCCGCTGATCAGGCTCGTCAGCGCCTCTCGCACCTCGGCCTCGGAGCCTGCCGTGCCATCAACGAAGACGTTGGTGGAATCACAGACCATGGCGAGCACGCCTTCGTCGCCCAACCGGCGGATCGCGTCTTCGTCCGTCACGCCGCCGAGAAGCGGATCGGGGTCGATCTTCCAGTCGCCCGTATGCAACACGGCGCCGAGAGGTGTGCGGATCGCCAGGCCGTTGGGCTCCGGGATCGAGTGGGTCAGCGTCACCAACTCCAGGCTGAAGGGGCCAAGTTCGAACGTTCCGCTGAGCGGCACTTCGGTGATCGAGACATCCTCGAGGATGCCCGCCTCACGCAGCTTTTCGCGCAGGATGAAGGCGGTGAAAGGCGTGGCGTAGACCGGGGCCCGCAGGCGCGGCCAGAGCCACGCGACGGCGCCGACGTGGTCCTCGTGGGCATGGGTGATGACGATGCCCAGGATGTCGTCAGCGTAGTCCTGGATGAACTGCGGATCCGGCAG
This is a stretch of genomic DNA from Phenylobacterium immobile (ATCC 35973). It encodes these proteins:
- a CDS encoding ribonuclease J, with translation MPRAEADDELVFLPLGGSNEIGMNFNLYGFGPPHARKWIVVDMGVTFGDQTTPGVDIILPDPQFIQDYADDILGIVITHAHEDHVGAVAWLWPRLRAPVYATPFTAFILREKLREAGILEDVSITEVPLSGTFELGPFSLELVTLTHSIPEPNGLAIRTPLGAVLHTGDWKIDPDPLLGGVTDEDAIRRLGDEGVLAMVCDSTNVFVDGTAGSEAEVREALTSLISGLSGAVAVACFASNVARMDSVTRAAEAAGRRVALAGRSMHRMAAAAQSVGLMQGLKPYLNDAEAKGFPKDKVLYLCTGSQGESRAALARIAEGSHPYVRLGEGDHVIFSSRVIPGNDIPIRNLQNRLSDRGVRLYTERDHPGIHVSGHPCRDDLAQMYAWARPEIAVPTHGERRHLLEHAAFARDLQVPQQVTPRNGDMVRLAPGRAEIIDEVPAGRLYVDAGMMTSEDGDALKERRHAASNGVIVVALAVDGRGRLASGPQVRALGLPSEEDNPLEDMLDDLAEEATRAFHGLSGDNRELDGEIESAVSRAVKKASQRFWGRRPVVETTVLRL